A stretch of Mus caroli chromosome 5, CAROLI_EIJ_v1.1, whole genome shotgun sequence DNA encodes these proteins:
- the Rflna gene encoding refilin-A yields the protein MVGHLHLQAMGDTREQSRDGLLDSPDSGLPPSPSPSPPFYALSPGTLDTRATTEAPVAPSLFQTPPALEMRSRLLPVFFGESIEVDPEPAHEIRCNSEITYASERYFRDKIFYAPVPTVTAYSETIVAAPNCTWRSYRSQLTLEPRPRALRFGSTAIIFPKLARSSFRTTLHCSLGQPRHWYSSSLQLRRCGDPAPGPGGPDVL from the exons ATGGTGGGTCACCTGCATCTGCAGGCCATGGGGGACACGCGGGAGCAGAGCCGCGACGGCTTGCTGGACAGTCCCGATTCAGGACTGCCCCCCAGTCCCAGTCCTAGCCCGCCCTTCTACGCCCTGTCGCCAGGCACCCTGGACACCCGTGCCACCACTGAAGCTCCAGTG GCTCCTTCCCTCTTCCAAACTCCCCCAGCTCTGGAGATGAGGTCACGGTTGCTGCCTGTGTTCTTTGGGGAGAGCATCGAGGTGGACCCAGAACCCGCACATGAAATCCG CTGCAACTCTGAGATCACCTACGCCTCAGAGAGATACTTCCGCGACAAGATCTTCTACGCTCCAGTGCCCACGGTCACGGCCTACAGTGAGACCATAGTGGCGGCGCCCAACTGCACCTGGCGGAGCTACCGCAGCCAGCTGACCCTGGAGCCTCGCCCACGGGCCCTGCGGTTCGGGAGCACCGCCATCATCTTCCCCAAACTGGCCCGCAGCTCTTTCCGCACCACCCTGCACTGCAGCCTCGGCCAGCCTCGGCACTGGTACTCCTCCAGCCTGCAGCTGCGGCGGTGCGGGGACCCTGCACCCGGTCCCGGGGGTCCCGATGTACTCTGA